TGACGACACGAACGTCACCGGCCCGCAGACGGGCGACGACAGCACTGGCGGCACGTACACGTGCCCCGGCGCGTACGAAGGCAGCCACTACCTGCACGTCGCCGAGGAGCCGATCGGCGGGACGCCCCAGGCCTACGTCGCCTTCATCGAGGGTCTGACCGACGGCGACGTCGTCACGGCCAGCTTCTACGGCTACGACGACACGCCGACCGCGTCGCCTTCGCTCCGCATCTGGGGTCACTATGCGCAGTCCGGTGACGTCAACAGCTACGCCGGCTCGGCCAGCGGTAACTACGACTATACCGCCGGCACCGGCTGGGACTACATCGAGCACACCTGGACGTTCGACTCGGACGGCGGCACGCGCGACGCGCTCGTCATCGAGGCCCGTCTCTACTCGGGTTCCGGCGGCACGCGCGGCGACTACTGGATCGACAATGTCTGCGTCACCGCGCCGGACGGCACAATCATCACGTTCCCGGCGCCGGTCTCGCCGGTCGAGGACGGCACGTGGTCGAACATCAAGGCGCTCTATCGCTGATATGGAACAGCCGGTGTCAAGCCGGTTCTGGGGGCCCCGTGCGTGAGCACGGGGCCCCCTTTCGGAGGAAGAGGCTTCTTCGACGGTGACTCAGGCTGATATCCGCGGGTTCAACTACCGCACACGCAGAGGCCCGTCCGGAGCTGCCCCGGTCTAGGATCGCGGGTTCTCTTCACCGCATACCGATGACGGGGGTTCTCCTTCCGTGCCTCTTCCCCCTGGTTGTCAGGTTGACTATGCCTCCTCTGTCTGAGCTACCACGTTCAGAGCAGCCCAGATGAAGCCGCACAGCTCACGGGCCACGGCCGTGACGGCCTTGTTGTTGTGCTTCCTCTCCCGCAGTCTCCAGAACCGCTTCGTCAGACGGCGCTGCGCCTTGACGGCTACCGCTACCACTTCAGCCGGCTGTCCCTGTCGCCTCCGGATCAGCCGCTGCTCAGCGCGGCTCCTGTGATAGTAGTGCCAGGCCGCTTCCACCAGCACCCGTCTCAGATGTGTGTTCCCGGACTTCGTGATCGGTCCGCGGCGTTCGACGTCACCGCTGGACCGCTCCGAGGGAACCAGTCCGGTGTATGCCATGAGTCCCCGGGGGGATCGGAACCGACGGATGTCCCCGATCTCGGTCGCGATCGTC
The DNA window shown above is from Candidatus Effluviviaceae Genus V sp. and carries:
- a CDS encoding transposase, giving the protein MKTLACQGHRFTGTKSNWTGKHRAWLERMRRELDGPQRVVLSTHLDHLEYLESEQRSLDAEIERYSRMGPWRRSVEALMCFRGIKTLTAMTIATEIGDIRRFRSPRGLMAYTGLVPSERSSGDVERRGPITKSGNTHLRRVLVEAAWHYYHRSRAEQRLIRRRQGQPAEVVAVAVKAQRRLTKRFWRLRERKHNNKAVTAVARELCGFIWAALNVVAQTEEA